In Cicer arietinum cultivar CDC Frontier isolate Library 1 chromosome 1, Cicar.CDCFrontier_v2.0, whole genome shotgun sequence, one DNA window encodes the following:
- the LOC101502498 gene encoding major pollen allergen Ole e 10: MFSTAMAKLPLLIFLLFLSLSSGGNVILVNGQRTWCVAKPSSDQATLLSNLNYACSQVDCRVLQKGCPCSTPDNLMNHASIAMNLYYQSRGKNHWNCDFRASGIVVVTDPSYGNCIYA, from the exons ATGTTTAGTACAGCCATGGCTAAACTGCCTCTTctcattttccttcttttcttgTCTCTCTCATCAG GAGGAAATGTGATTTTGGTTAATGGGCAG AGAACTTGGTGTGTGGCAAAACCTTCATCAGATCAAGCTACACTTTTATCAAACCTCAATTATGCTTGCTCTCAAGTTGATTGTAGAGTTCTTCAGAAAGGATGCCCCTGTTCTACCCCTGACAATCTTATGAACCATGCTTCCATAGCTATGAATCTCTATTATCAATCTAGGGGAAAAAACCACTGGAATTGTGATTTCAGAGCCTCTGGAATAGTTGTTGTGACTGATCCAA GTTATGGTAACTGCATTTACGCTTAG
- the LOC101504215 gene encoding fatty-acid-binding protein 3, chloroplastic isoform X1, with product MVGAMAASTTLCFSPSTRFVVHQKKISNPTHTLSYVHSFSAPSLHNTSKKQPLFFPQATSSSSPAVNAEYIEEPATTVKFHTSLSFPGCSDSLTLFGAGYREKVFAIIGVKVYAAGLYLNQSIISELNAWKGQSKDGIQGNSSLFKTIFQSPLEKLLQIILVRDVDGKTFWDALSDAISPRIAKPTTADETALNTFRNVFQDRPLKKGTFIFLTWLNPTKLLVSVSSEGVPSTADATIESSNVSYALFDVFLGDSPVSPSLKSSVAESLSKVLK from the exons atggtGGGAGCTATGGCAGCTTCAACAACACTATGTTTTTCACCATCCACCAGATTCGTTGTTCatcaaaaaaaaatctcaaatccAACTCACACATTAAGCTATGTTCACTCTTTCTCAGCTCCCTCTCTTCACAACACCTCTAAAAAACAACCCCTTTTCTTTCCACAAGCTACTTCCTCTTCATCTCCCG CTGTGAATGCTGAATACATCGAAGAACCAGCAACAACTGTGAAATTTCATACATCTTTGAGTTTCCCGGGTTGCTCAGACTCATTAACGTTGTTCGGAGCTG GATACAGAGAAAAAGTTTTTGCGATTATTGGCGTCAAGGTATATGCTGCAGGACTGTATCTAAACCAGTCTATTATAAGTGAGTTGAATGCTTGGAAAGGACAATCAAAAGATGGGATTCAAGGGAACTCTTCCTTGTTCAAGACCATTTTCCAAT CTCCCCTTGAGAAATTATTGCAAATTATTCTCGTTAGAGATGTTGATGGTAAAACTTTCTGGGACGCTTTAAGTGATGCTATATCACCGAGAATCGCGAAACCAACAACTGCAGATGAAACTGCTTTGAACACTTTCCGTAATGTCTTTCAAGATCGCCCCCTTAAGAAAGGAACTTTCATTTTTTTGACTTGGTTGAACCCTACCAAGTTGCTT GTTTCTGTCTCATCAGAGGGAGTTCCATCTACTGCGGATGCTACAATCGAATCTTCAAATGTGAGTTATGCTCTTTTTGATGTATTCCTTGGAGATAGTCCTGTTTCTCCCTCTTTGAAATCTTCAGTGGCTGAAAGCTTGTCAAAAGTACTCAAGTAA
- the LOC101504215 gene encoding fatty-acid-binding protein 3, chloroplastic isoform X2 produces the protein MVGAMAASTTLCFSPSTRFVVHQKKISNPTHTLSYVHSFSAPSLHNTSKKQPLFFPQATSSSSPGYREKVFAIIGVKVYAAGLYLNQSIISELNAWKGQSKDGIQGNSSLFKTIFQSPLEKLLQIILVRDVDGKTFWDALSDAISPRIAKPTTADETALNTFRNVFQDRPLKKGTFIFLTWLNPTKLLVSVSSEGVPSTADATIESSNVSYALFDVFLGDSPVSPSLKSSVAESLSKVLK, from the exons atggtGGGAGCTATGGCAGCTTCAACAACACTATGTTTTTCACCATCCACCAGATTCGTTGTTCatcaaaaaaaaatctcaaatccAACTCACACATTAAGCTATGTTCACTCTTTCTCAGCTCCCTCTCTTCACAACACCTCTAAAAAACAACCCCTTTTCTTTCCACAAGCTACTTCCTCTTCATCTCCCG GATACAGAGAAAAAGTTTTTGCGATTATTGGCGTCAAGGTATATGCTGCAGGACTGTATCTAAACCAGTCTATTATAAGTGAGTTGAATGCTTGGAAAGGACAATCAAAAGATGGGATTCAAGGGAACTCTTCCTTGTTCAAGACCATTTTCCAAT CTCCCCTTGAGAAATTATTGCAAATTATTCTCGTTAGAGATGTTGATGGTAAAACTTTCTGGGACGCTTTAAGTGATGCTATATCACCGAGAATCGCGAAACCAACAACTGCAGATGAAACTGCTTTGAACACTTTCCGTAATGTCTTTCAAGATCGCCCCCTTAAGAAAGGAACTTTCATTTTTTTGACTTGGTTGAACCCTACCAAGTTGCTT GTTTCTGTCTCATCAGAGGGAGTTCCATCTACTGCGGATGCTACAATCGAATCTTCAAATGTGAGTTATGCTCTTTTTGATGTATTCCTTGGAGATAGTCCTGTTTCTCCCTCTTTGAAATCTTCAGTGGCTGAAAGCTTGTCAAAAGTACTCAAGTAA
- the LOC101502802 gene encoding receptor-like serine/threonine-protein kinase At1g78530 yields MRNSLVIAFSITTCFIAFVISKIFISILLYKRWRRKHAIHEEGYTGGKMVIFRSSILKSLTSDMLLKKTQKLNNKDIIGSGGYGVVYELKLNDSAAFAVKRLNRGTAERDNGFERELEAMADIKHRNIVTLHGYYTAPHYNLLIYELMPNGSLDTLLHGRSMNKKVLDWPTRHRIAVGAARGISYLHHDCIPHIIHRDIKSSNILLDQNMEARVSDFGLATLMEPNKTHVSTIVAGTFGYLAPEYFDTGRATVKGDVYSFGVVLLELLTGKKPSDETFMEEGTKLVTWVKAVVRENKEDFVLDSRLESCPMQEVNKVFNIAMMCLELDPLKRPTMAEVVNLLEKTQTDKLVIVTSS; encoded by the exons ATGAGAAATTCCCTGGTTATCGCCTTTTCCATAACCACATGCTTCATTGCTTTTGtgatatcaaagattttcatCTCAATCCTACTCTACAAAAGATGGAGAAGAAAGCATGCGATTCATGAAGAAGGTTATACAG GAGGAAAGATGGTGATATTTAGGTCTTCAATCCTTAAATCTTTAACATCTGATATGCTGTTAAAGAAGACACAGAAACTGAACAACAAGGACATCATCGGTTCCGGTGGTTATGGTGTAGTTTATGAACTAAAACTCAATGATTCCGCGGCCTTCGCTGTGAAAAGGCTGAACCGTGGAACCGCAGAGAGAGACAATGGTTTTGAGAGAGAGTTAGAGGCAATGGCAGACATAAAACATAGAAACATTGTGACCCTTCATGGATATTACACTGCACCACACTACAATCTTCTCATATATGAGTTGATGCCTAATGGAAGTTTGGATACCCTTTTGCATG GAAGATCAATGAACAAGAAGGTTTTGGACTGGCCGACAAGACACAGAATAGCTGTAGGTGCAGCTAGAGGAATATCATATCTTCACCATGATTGTATCCCTCACATTATCCACAGAGATATAAAATCAAGTAACATATTGTTGGATCAAAATATGGAAGCACGGGTTTCGGATTTCGGATTAGCCACATTGATGgaaccaaacaaaactcatGTTTCAACCATTGTTGCTGGAACTTTTGGATACTTGGCTCCTG AATATTTTGATACAGGAAGAGCAACAGTGAAAGGGGATGTTTACAGTTTTGGAGTTGTGTTACTGGAGCTTTTAACAGGAAAGAAACCTAGTGATGAAACATTTATGGAAGAGGGAACCAAGCTTGTCACATGG GTGAAAGCTGTTGTTCGAGAGAATAAGGAGGACTTTGTTCTTGATAGTAGATTAGAGTCATGTCCAATGCAAGAGGTCAACAAGGTGTTCAACATTGCAATGATGTGTCTTGAGCTAGATCCTTTGAAGAGACCAACCATGGCTGAGGTTGTCAACTTGCTTGAGAAAACACAAACAGATAAACTTGTTATTGTTACATCATCCTGA